One Pseudomonas sp. FP1742 genomic window carries:
- a CDS encoding acetyl-CoA C-acetyltransferase has protein sequence MQDVVIVAATRTAIGSFQGALANVSAVDLGAAVIRQLLAQTDLDPAQVDEVIMGQVLTAGAGQNPARQAAIKAGLPHAVPAMTLNKVCGSGLKALHLAAQAIRCGDAEVIIAGGQENMSLANYVLPGARTGLRMGHSQIVDTMISDGLWDAFNDYHMGITAENLVDKYGISREAQDAFAAASQQKAVAAIEAGRFVDEITPILIPQRKGDPLAFATDEQPRAGTTAESLGKLKAAFKKDGSVTAGNASSLNDGAAAVILMSAAKAKALGLPVLAKIAAYANAGVDPAIMGIGPVSATRRCLDKAGWSIDQLELIEANEAFAAQSLAVAKDLEWDLSKVNVNGGAIALGHPIGASGCRVLVTLLHEMIKRDAKKGLATLCIGGGQGVALAIER, from the coding sequence ATGCAAGACGTTGTAATTGTTGCTGCCACTCGCACTGCCATCGGCAGTTTCCAGGGGGCGTTGGCCAATGTGTCCGCGGTTGATCTCGGTGCTGCGGTGATCCGCCAGTTGCTGGCGCAAACCGATCTGGACCCGGCGCAGGTCGATGAAGTGATCATGGGCCAGGTATTGACCGCTGGCGCCGGGCAAAACCCTGCGCGCCAGGCTGCGATCAAGGCTGGCCTGCCCCACGCCGTACCGGCCATGACCCTGAACAAGGTCTGCGGCTCGGGCCTCAAAGCCCTGCACCTGGCGGCGCAGGCGATTCGCTGCGGCGATGCCGAGGTGATCATCGCCGGTGGTCAGGAAAACATGAGCCTGGCCAATTACGTGCTGCCGGGCGCCCGTACCGGACTGCGCATGGGCCACAGCCAGATCGTCGACACGATGATCAGCGACGGTTTGTGGGATGCGTTCAACGATTACCACATGGGCATCACCGCCGAGAACCTGGTGGACAAATACGGCATCAGCCGTGAAGCCCAGGACGCCTTCGCGGCCGCCTCGCAACAGAAAGCCGTGGCCGCCATCGAAGCCGGGCGTTTCGTCGATGAAATCACCCCGATCCTGATCCCCCAGCGCAAGGGCGATCCACTGGCCTTCGCCACCGATGAACAGCCGCGGGCCGGCACTACCGCCGAGTCCCTGGGCAAACTGAAAGCGGCCTTCAAGAAGGACGGTTCGGTGACCGCCGGTAATGCTTCTTCGCTGAACGACGGCGCGGCCGCGGTGATCCTGATGAGCGCCGCAAAAGCCAAGGCCCTCGGCCTGCCGGTACTGGCAAAAATCGCCGCCTATGCCAACGCGGGCGTCGACCCGGCAATCATGGGCATCGGCCCGGTGTCGGCCACTCGTCGTTGCCTGGACAAGGCCGGTTGGTCCATCGATCAACTGGAGCTGATCGAGGCCAACGAAGCCTTCGCCGCGCAATCCCTGGCGGTGGCCAAGGACCTGGAATGGGACCTGAGCAAGGTCAACGTCAACGGTGGCGCGATTGCCCTGGGCCATCCGATTGGAGCCTCGGGTTGCCGGGTGCTGGTGACCTTGCTGCACGAGATGATCAAGCGTGACGCCAAGAAAGGTCTGGCCACCCTGTGCATCGGCGGTGGTCAGGGCGTGGCGTTGGCCATCGAGCGCTAG
- a CDS encoding ATP-binding protein has translation MNLALHWPRTLASRLSLIFLIGLILAQALSFGAQYYERYESAKNTMLGNLETDVSTSLAILDRLPANERASWLQRLERTNYGYLLNEGSPGTPMAPSDVPIAVPSIQDAIGHEYPLTFTDIPGPKKHFQAHLKLKDGSPVTIDVRPAMVPLSPWLPAVLLGQLALLIACTWLAVRIAIRPLTRLAQAVETLDPNTHAVHLDEKGPTEVAYAARAFNAMQARIAAYLKERMQLLAAISHDLQTPITRMKLRAEFMDDSSEKDKLWNDLGEMEHLVREGVAYARSIHGATEESRRTDLDSFLDSLVFDYQDMGKDVQLGGKSAAVIDTRPHALRRVLVNLVDNALKFAGAAELWVETKADGSLSVKVMDRGPGIAEEQLAQVMQPFYRVENSRNRSTGGTGLGLAIAQQLALAIGGSLTLSNRVDGGLCAELKLPKPQ, from the coding sequence ATGAACCTTGCGCTGCACTGGCCCCGCACGCTGGCCTCGCGGCTGTCGCTGATTTTCCTGATCGGCCTGATCCTCGCCCAGGCGCTGTCCTTTGGCGCGCAGTACTACGAGCGTTATGAAAGTGCAAAAAATACGATGTTGGGCAATCTGGAAACCGACGTTTCGACCTCCCTCGCCATCCTCGACCGCTTGCCCGCCAACGAACGAGCGAGCTGGCTGCAGCGCCTGGAACGCACCAACTATGGTTATCTGCTGAATGAAGGTTCGCCCGGCACACCGATGGCGCCCAGCGATGTGCCGATTGCTGTCCCCTCGATTCAGGACGCCATCGGTCATGAGTATCCGCTGACTTTTACCGACATCCCTGGCCCGAAGAAACACTTCCAGGCCCATCTGAAACTGAAGGACGGCAGCCCCGTCACCATCGACGTGCGACCCGCGATGGTGCCTTTGTCCCCGTGGCTACCGGCGGTATTACTGGGACAACTGGCGCTGCTGATCGCCTGCACCTGGCTGGCCGTGAGAATCGCCATCCGCCCGCTCACCCGCCTCGCCCAAGCCGTGGAAACCCTCGACCCCAACACCCACGCCGTGCACCTCGATGAAAAAGGCCCGACCGAAGTCGCCTACGCCGCCAGGGCATTCAATGCCATGCAGGCACGCATCGCGGCGTATCTCAAGGAGCGCATGCAACTGTTGGCGGCGATTTCCCACGACCTGCAAACCCCGATCACGCGCATGAAACTGCGTGCCGAATTCATGGACGACTCCAGCGAAAAAGACAAACTGTGGAATGACCTCGGCGAGATGGAACACCTGGTGCGCGAAGGCGTGGCCTACGCCCGCAGCATCCATGGCGCCACCGAGGAAAGTCGCCGCACCGATCTGGATTCGTTCCTCGACAGCCTGGTGTTCGACTATCAGGACATGGGCAAAGACGTGCAGCTGGGCGGCAAAAGCGCCGCAGTGATCGACACCCGGCCCCATGCCTTGCGGCGAGTGCTGGTGAACCTGGTGGACAACGCGCTGAAATTCGCTGGCGCGGCTGAGTTGTGGGTGGAAACGAAGGCCGACGGCAGCTTGTCGGTGAAGGTCATGGACCGAGGGCCGGGGATTGCCGAAGAGCAATTGGCCCAGGTGATGCAGCCGTTCTACCGCGTGGAGAATTCGCGTAATCGCAGCACCGGCGGGACCGGCTTGGGGTTGGCGATTGCCCAGCAGCTGGCGCTGGCGATTGGCGGGTCACTGACCTTGAGCAATCGCGTAGACGGTGGGTTGTGTGCGGAGCTCAAGTTGCCAAAGCCCCAATAA
- a CDS encoding alpha/beta hydrolase: MLKFLALLTLLASTAVHAQTPLHTDLPLKYLEQANAESRNQPLVIFLHGYGSNEQDLFGIKDELPPQYNYLSVRAPMTLEEGSYQWFRKKGEGAYNGETDDLKASGQVLLDFVAQAAKKYHTETDKVFLVGFSQGAIMSYEVALRHPEAVGGIAALSGRILPVLKSELKPDEKRQPLAIFIGHGTADKRLPYNDGTEADSLLQRLSLKPEFHAYEGVGHSISAAEIEDLSAWLQRLNP, encoded by the coding sequence ATGTTGAAGTTTCTCGCTCTGCTCACGCTCCTGGCGTCCACCGCCGTCCACGCTCAAACCCCGTTGCACACCGATCTGCCGCTCAAATACCTGGAGCAGGCCAACGCTGAGTCTCGTAACCAACCCCTGGTGATTTTCCTGCACGGTTACGGCAGTAACGAGCAGGACCTGTTCGGCATCAAGGATGAATTACCGCCGCAGTACAACTACCTGTCGGTGCGGGCGCCGATGACGTTGGAAGAGGGCAGTTACCAGTGGTTTCGCAAAAAGGGCGAGGGTGCCTACAACGGCGAGACGGACGACCTGAAGGCCAGCGGCCAGGTGCTGCTGGATTTCGTCGCACAAGCAGCGAAGAAATATCACACCGAAACGGACAAGGTTTTCCTGGTGGGCTTCAGCCAGGGCGCGATCATGTCCTACGAGGTCGCGTTGCGTCATCCCGAGGCAGTGGGTGGCATTGCTGCGTTGAGCGGGCGCATCCTGCCGGTGCTCAAGTCCGAACTCAAACCGGATGAAAAACGCCAGCCGCTGGCGATTTTCATCGGTCATGGCACCGCCGACAAACGCCTGCCCTACAACGACGGCACCGAGGCCGACAGCCTGTTGCAACGCCTGTCACTCAAGCCTGAGTTTCATGCCTACGAAGGTGTCGGCCACAGCATCAGTGCGGCCGAGATAGAGGATTTGAGCGCCTGGTTGCAGCGCCTCAATCCCTGA
- a CDS encoding class I SAM-dependent methyltransferase — translation MDEARLNDFMGKLVSDMGGAAMLANVILGEELGLYRAMADSQPVTPEVLAEKTGCNTRLLREWLSAHAASGYMEHHDGQFRLPEEQALALAIEDSPVYVAGGMAVVASFFHDKDKLVNAMRGNGALPWGDHHPCMFSGTERFFRPGYKAHLVSEWLPALDGVVAKLEAGAKVADIGCGHGASTVIMAQAFPESRFVGFDYHAPSITVATQRAEEGGVSGRARFFQGTAKSYPGDDYDLICYFDCLHDMGDPVGAARHAYESLKPDGTVLLVEPFANDTLDENANPVGRLFYAASTFICTPNSLSQEVGLGLGAQAGEARLRKVFTEAGFTQFRRATETPFNLILEARK, via the coding sequence ATGGACGAGGCCAGACTCAATGATTTCATGGGCAAACTGGTGAGCGACATGGGTGGCGCGGCGATGCTCGCCAACGTCATCCTCGGCGAAGAGCTCGGCCTGTACCGGGCCATGGCCGACAGCCAGCCAGTCACCCCCGAAGTACTCGCCGAAAAGACCGGCTGCAATACCCGCCTGCTGCGTGAATGGCTCAGCGCCCACGCTGCCTCCGGTTACATGGAACACCATGACGGCCAGTTCCGCCTGCCCGAAGAGCAAGCCCTGGCGCTGGCGATCGAAGACTCACCGGTGTATGTAGCCGGCGGTATGGCGGTGGTTGCGTCGTTTTTTCATGACAAGGACAAACTGGTCAACGCCATGCGCGGCAACGGCGCCCTGCCCTGGGGCGATCACCATCCGTGCATGTTCAGCGGCACCGAGCGGTTCTTCCGCCCAGGCTACAAGGCGCATCTGGTCAGCGAATGGCTGCCGGCGCTCGACGGGGTGGTCGCCAAACTGGAAGCCGGCGCGAAAGTGGCGGACATCGGCTGCGGCCACGGCGCCTCGACCGTGATCATGGCCCAGGCTTTCCCCGAGTCGCGGTTCGTCGGTTTCGATTACCACGCGCCTTCGATCACCGTCGCCACCCAGCGCGCCGAAGAAGGTGGCGTGTCCGGACGGGCACGGTTCTTCCAGGGCACCGCCAAGAGCTATCCGGGCGACGACTATGACCTGATCTGCTATTTCGACTGCCTGCACGACATGGGTGACCCGGTGGGCGCCGCACGGCATGCCTATGAATCGCTCAAACCCGACGGCACGGTGCTGCTGGTGGAGCCCTTCGCCAACGACACGCTAGACGAGAACGCCAACCCGGTGGGACGGCTGTTCTACGCCGCCTCGACCTTTATCTGCACACCTAACTCGCTGTCCCAGGAGGTCGGCCTCGGGCTCGGTGCCCAGGCGGGCGAGGCACGGTTGCGCAAGGTCTTCACCGAGGCGGGGTTCACCCAGTTCCGGCGAGCCACGGAAACGCCGTTCAACCTGATTCTGGAGGCGCGTAAATAA
- a CDS encoding Nramp family divalent metal transporter has protein sequence MKFSLPKVGTAPFCPPEVAGTVAVDPRAPFFKRVLRFAGPGLLVSIGYMDPGNWATAIEAGSRFGYSLLFVVLLASLAGMVVQCLCSRLGIATGRDLAQLCRERYSTRTARTQWLLAEISIIATDLAEVLGCALAFHLLLGCSLTFGIALTAFDTLLVLALQNRGFRRLEAIMLVLVGTIGACFFVELWLIKPYWPDVARGFTPSLSTIGDAAPLYLAIGILGATVMPHNLFLHTSIVQTRMIGKDLASKQDAVKLARIDTIGSLALALLVNAAILILAAAAFHNTGHSDVVDIQDAYHLLDPLVGGALASGLFGVALLASGQSSTFTGTIAGQVIMEGYLNLRLPCWQRRLITRGLALIPAFIGVWLMGDGAIGKLLVLSQVVLSLQLPFALYPLIRITNDQTLMGPFVNRLPTRVLAWGLFGVISGANSWLILQFVA, from the coding sequence GTGAAATTCAGTTTGCCCAAAGTCGGCACCGCGCCGTTTTGCCCACCGGAAGTGGCCGGCACGGTTGCCGTTGACCCTCGTGCACCCTTCTTTAAACGCGTTCTGCGTTTTGCCGGCCCCGGTTTGCTGGTGTCCATCGGCTACATGGACCCGGGTAACTGGGCCACTGCCATCGAGGCCGGTTCGCGGTTTGGCTACAGCCTGTTGTTCGTGGTGTTGCTGGCGAGTCTGGCGGGGATGGTGGTGCAGTGTTTGTGCTCGCGCCTGGGTATCGCCACCGGGCGCGATCTTGCGCAGTTGTGCCGTGAGCGCTACAGCACGCGGACCGCACGGACCCAGTGGCTGCTGGCGGAAATTTCGATCATCGCCACCGACCTCGCCGAAGTGCTCGGCTGTGCGCTGGCGTTCCACTTGCTGCTGGGTTGTTCGCTGACGTTCGGCATCGCGCTCACCGCGTTCGACACGTTGCTGGTATTGGCCTTGCAAAACCGCGGCTTCCGCCGGTTGGAGGCGATCATGCTGGTGCTGGTGGGCACTATCGGCGCGTGTTTCTTCGTCGAGCTGTGGCTGATCAAACCGTATTGGCCGGATGTCGCCCGGGGTTTCACACCGTCACTTTCGACGATTGGCGATGCGGCGCCGTTGTACCTGGCCATCGGTATTCTCGGGGCCACGGTGATGCCGCATAACTTGTTCCTGCATACCTCGATCGTGCAGACCCGGATGATCGGCAAGGACCTGGCCAGCAAGCAGGACGCGGTCAAACTGGCGCGCATCGACACCATCGGCTCTCTGGCCCTGGCACTGCTGGTCAACGCGGCGATCCTGATTCTGGCTGCCGCGGCATTCCACAATACTGGACACAGTGACGTGGTCGACATCCAGGATGCCTATCACTTGCTCGATCCATTGGTGGGCGGGGCGTTGGCCAGCGGGCTGTTTGGCGTGGCATTGCTGGCGTCGGGGCAAAGCTCGACCTTCACCGGCACCATCGCGGGCCAGGTGATCATGGAGGGCTACCTGAACCTGCGCTTGCCCTGCTGGCAACGGCGCTTGATCACTCGCGGGCTGGCGCTGATCCCGGCGTTCATCGGCGTGTGGCTGATGGGCGATGGGGCGATCGGCAAGCTGCTGGTGTTGAGCCAAGTGGTGTTGAGCTTGCAATTGCCGTTCGCGTTGTATCCGTTGATTCGCATAACCAACGATCAGACGCTCATGGGGCCGTTTGTGAATCGGCTGCCAACGCGGGTGTTGGCGTGGGGGTTGTTTGGGGTGATCAGCGGGGCGAATAGTTGGTTGATCCTGCAGTTCGTGGCCTGA
- a CDS encoding CoA transferase subunit B, translating to MALSREQMAQRVAREMQDGYYVNLGIGIPTLVANYIPEGMEVMLQSENGLLGMGAFPTDAEVDADMINAGKQTVTARIGASIFSSAESFAMIRGGHIDLTVLGAFEVDVEGNIASWMIPGKLVKGMGGAMDLVAGADNIIVTMTHASKDGESKLLPRCSLPLTGAGCIKRVLTDLAYLEIRDGAFILKERAPGVSVEEIVAKTAGKLIVPDHVPEMQFTAQ from the coding sequence ATGGCACTTTCCCGCGAACAAATGGCTCAGCGCGTCGCCCGCGAAATGCAGGACGGCTACTACGTGAACCTGGGCATCGGCATTCCGACCCTGGTCGCCAACTACATCCCCGAAGGCATGGAAGTCATGCTGCAATCGGAAAACGGCCTGCTCGGCATGGGCGCCTTTCCGACCGACGCCGAAGTCGACGCCGACATGATCAACGCCGGCAAGCAAACCGTGACCGCGCGTATTGGCGCATCGATTTTCTCCTCCGCCGAATCGTTCGCGATGATCCGCGGTGGCCATATCGACCTGACCGTGCTCGGCGCATTTGAAGTGGACGTCGAAGGTAATATCGCCTCCTGGATGATCCCCGGTAAACTGGTCAAGGGCATGGGCGGCGCGATGGACCTGGTGGCCGGTGCGGACAACATCATCGTCACCATGACCCACGCCTCCAAGGACGGCGAGTCGAAACTGCTGCCCCGCTGCAGCCTGCCGCTGACCGGCGCCGGTTGCATCAAACGCGTACTGACCGACCTGGCCTATCTGGAGATCCGGGATGGCGCGTTCATTCTCAAGGAACGCGCGCCGGGTGTGAGCGTCGAGGAAATCGTAGCCAAAACCGCCGGCAAACTGATCGTGCCTGACCACGTCCCGGAAATGCAGTTCACTGCCCAGTGA
- a CDS encoding DUF692 domain-containing protein, protein MQIPLTSVQATVGLGLRRGLIKDLQAAPAGAFDFLEVAPENWIGIGGAHGAAFRALAERYPLSCHGLSLSLGGPAPLDVGFLQEVRIFLDHHKVPLYSEHLSYCSDDGHLYDLLPLPFTEEAVHHVAARIRQAQDILGRRLAVENVSYYAAPRQDMDELTFTDAVLREADCDLLLDVNNVYVNSINHGFDPQTFLAGIDTGRVVAMHVAGHFDESDTLKIDTHGASVKPVVWALLAEAYARFGVQPTLLERDFNYPAFSELVSELLTIRRLQEEANRG, encoded by the coding sequence ATGCAAATTCCCCTCACATCTGTGCAGGCGACCGTCGGGCTAGGCTTGCGCCGTGGTTTGATAAAGGACCTTCAAGCAGCCCCGGCGGGCGCTTTCGACTTTCTGGAAGTCGCGCCGGAAAACTGGATCGGCATCGGCGGCGCTCACGGCGCGGCGTTTCGTGCCCTGGCCGAGCGTTATCCGTTGTCCTGTCACGGCTTGTCCTTGTCGCTGGGCGGGCCAGCGCCGCTGGATGTCGGCTTCCTGCAGGAAGTACGGATTTTCCTCGATCACCATAAGGTGCCGCTGTACAGCGAACACCTGAGCTACTGCAGCGATGACGGGCATCTTTACGATCTGCTGCCGTTGCCGTTCACCGAAGAAGCGGTGCACCACGTGGCCGCCAGAATTCGTCAGGCACAGGACATCCTCGGTCGGCGCCTGGCGGTGGAAAACGTCTCGTACTACGCCGCGCCTCGGCAGGACATGGACGAACTGACATTCACCGACGCAGTGCTGCGCGAAGCCGATTGCGACCTGCTGCTGGACGTCAACAATGTCTACGTCAACTCGATCAATCACGGTTTCGATCCGCAGACGTTTCTGGCGGGCATCGACACGGGGCGGGTAGTCGCAATGCACGTGGCGGGGCATTTCGACGAATCCGACACGCTGAAAATCGACACCCACGGCGCCTCGGTCAAACCGGTGGTCTGGGCTTTGCTGGCCGAGGCGTATGCGCGGTTCGGCGTACAGCCGACGCTGCTTGAACGGGACTTCAATTACCCGGCGTTCTCTGAACTGGTCAGCGAGTTGCTGACCATCCGCCGACTGCAAGAGGAGGCGAACCGTGGATAA
- a CDS encoding response regulator, with product MEHVDHILIVDDDREIRELVGNYLKKNGLRTTVVADGRQMRAFLETTPVDLIVLDIMMPGDDGLLLCRELRAGKHKATPVLMLTARNDETDRIIGLEMGADDYLVKPFAARELLARINAVLRRTRMLPPNLVITESGRLLAFGRWRLDTSARHLLDQDGTMVALSGAEYRLLRVFLDHPQRVLNRDQLLNLTQGRDADLFDRSIDLLVSRLRQRLLDDAREPAYIKTVRSEGYVFSLPVEVLGAPS from the coding sequence ATGGAACACGTCGATCACATTCTCATCGTGGACGATGACCGCGAGATCCGGGAACTGGTAGGCAATTACCTGAAGAAGAACGGCCTGCGCACCACCGTGGTGGCGGATGGACGGCAGATGCGCGCGTTTCTGGAGACCACGCCGGTGGACCTGATCGTGCTCGACATCATGATGCCGGGCGACGATGGCCTGCTGCTCTGCCGCGAGCTGCGCGCCGGTAAACACAAGGCCACGCCGGTGCTGATGCTCACCGCGCGCAACGATGAAACCGACCGCATCATCGGCCTGGAAATGGGCGCCGACGACTACCTGGTCAAACCGTTCGCCGCCCGTGAACTGCTCGCCCGGATCAACGCCGTACTGCGGCGCACGCGGATGCTGCCGCCGAATCTGGTGATCACCGAAAGCGGTCGCCTGCTGGCGTTCGGTCGCTGGCGCCTGGACACCTCGGCCCGGCATCTGCTGGATCAGGACGGCACCATGGTCGCCCTCAGCGGCGCGGAATATCGTTTGCTGCGGGTGTTCCTCGATCATCCTCAGCGGGTGCTCAATCGCGACCAGTTGCTCAACCTGACTCAAGGGCGCGACGCCGACCTGTTTGACCGCTCGATCGATTTGCTGGTCAGCCGCTTGCGTCAGCGCCTGCTCGACGACGCCCGGGAACCGGCCTACATCAAGACCGTACGCAGCGAAGGCTATGTGTTTTCCCTGCCGGTGGAAGTGCTCGGTGCGCCGTCATGA
- a CDS encoding DUF2063 domain-containing protein yields the protein MDKPTLYQQQDTLTRYLRDPDHCAPPAGMDVARAQVYRDLVFSNLSSLLSGTFPVLVRILGDSDWRSLVRIFLRDYRAHTPKFGEIAREFVEFLASMPLALNDGPWPPFMVELAHYEWVEMALQQSDAEPLSASDAWLLPDRPLQVSPLAWPLAYGWPVQKVGPDYRPQVPPTQPTLLLVRRAEDWSVKFSELSPLAWRLLQRIGELPRLDGRAQLEGLAVEAGMAGAREFMDSGLALLRQMHGEGVIGIAT from the coding sequence GTGGATAAACCGACGCTGTATCAGCAGCAAGACACCTTGACTCGCTACCTGCGCGACCCCGACCACTGTGCTCCACCCGCCGGGATGGACGTGGCACGGGCGCAGGTTTATCGCGACCTGGTGTTCTCGAACCTGTCGTCGTTGCTCAGTGGCACCTTTCCGGTGTTGGTGAGAATACTGGGGGACAGTGACTGGCGTTCTCTGGTGCGAATCTTCCTGCGGGACTACCGCGCTCACACGCCAAAATTCGGCGAGATCGCCCGGGAGTTTGTCGAGTTCCTCGCATCGATGCCGCTGGCGCTGAACGATGGGCCGTGGCCACCGTTCATGGTCGAGCTGGCGCATTACGAATGGGTGGAAATGGCGCTGCAACAATCCGACGCCGAGCCGCTGTCGGCCAGCGATGCCTGGCTGCTGCCGGACCGCCCGTTGCAGGTTTCGCCACTGGCCTGGCCGTTGGCCTATGGCTGGCCGGTGCAAAAGGTGGGGCCGGATTACCGGCCGCAAGTGCCACCGACTCAGCCGACGTTGCTGTTGGTCAGGCGGGCCGAGGACTGGAGCGTGAAGTTTTCCGAACTGAGCCCATTGGCGTGGCGGTTGTTGCAGCGGATCGGGGAATTACCCCGGCTCGATGGCCGAGCGCAGCTGGAAGGGCTGGCGGTGGAGGCAGGGATGGCCGGGGCACGGGAGTTCATGGACAGCGGGTTGGCGTTGTTGCGGCAGATGCATGGAGAAGGGGTAATCGGTATAGCGACCTGA
- a CDS encoding LysR family transcriptional regulator, with the protein MTVKQIRAFLAVAQSLSFAVACERLHLSQSALSLTIKALEDGLGGRLFTRNTRNVALTAEGESLLPLARRLIADWDNAEDELRQRFTLQRGRVTLAAMPSFAGNLLPPILKTFRARYPKVNVTVNDVINEQVLEMVRDRQVELGVAFEPTQSSSLQFTPLYIDRFVAVVPLDSPLADLGDIDWQTLLREPFITLQRPSTVRVMLEEHLQARGMKLPVEFESHQLATVGRMVASGLGVSAVPALCAGQMRELGARCITLRDPVVERAIGVLTTGQELSAAAQALFDVLKAENLGERLN; encoded by the coding sequence ATGACCGTTAAACAGATCCGCGCCTTCCTGGCCGTGGCCCAGAGTTTGAGCTTTGCCGTGGCTTGTGAGCGGCTGCACCTGTCCCAATCGGCGCTGAGCCTGACCATCAAGGCGCTGGAGGACGGCCTGGGCGGGCGCCTGTTCACCCGCAATACCCGTAACGTCGCGCTGACCGCGGAAGGCGAATCGCTGCTGCCACTGGCCCGTCGTTTGATCGCGGACTGGGACAATGCCGAGGATGAACTGCGCCAACGCTTCACCCTTCAACGCGGCCGCGTGACGCTGGCGGCGATGCCGTCGTTTGCCGGCAACTTGTTGCCGCCGATCCTCAAGACCTTCCGCGCGCGTTATCCCAAGGTCAACGTTACGGTGAACGACGTGATCAACGAGCAGGTGCTGGAAATGGTCCGCGACCGCCAGGTGGAGCTGGGCGTGGCGTTTGAGCCGACCCAGAGTTCGTCGCTGCAATTCACTCCGTTGTACATCGACCGGTTTGTGGCGGTGGTGCCGCTTGATTCACCGTTGGCGGACCTGGGCGACATCGATTGGCAGACCTTGCTCAGAGAGCCGTTCATCACGTTGCAGCGACCCTCCACGGTGCGGGTGATGCTTGAAGAACATCTACAGGCGCGGGGCATGAAATTGCCGGTGGAGTTTGAAAGTCATCAGTTGGCAACGGTCGGGCGAATGGTGGCCAGCGGCTTGGGCGTGAGCGCGGTGCCGGCATTGTGCGCCGGGCAGATGCGCGAGCTGGGCGCGCGGTGCATCACCCTGCGCGACCCGGTGGTGGAACGGGCGATCGGGGTGCTGACGACAGGGCAAGAGCTGTCGGCGGCGGCGCAGGCGCTGTTCGATGTTCTCAAGGCTGAAAACCTGGGTGAGCGTCTGAACTGA
- a CDS encoding CoA transferase subunit A, translating to MAGFDKRVYSYEEAMAGLEDGMTVISGGFGLCGIPENLIAEIQHRGTRDLTVVSNNCGVDGFGLGVLLVDRQIRKVVASYVGENALFEKQLLSGEIEVVLTPQGTLAEKMRAGGAGIPAFFTATGVGTPVAEGKEVREFKGRQYLMEESITGDFAIVKGWKADHFGNVVYRHTAQNFNPLAATAGKITVVEVEEIVEPGELDPSQIHTPGIYVDRVICGTFEKRIEQRTVRK from the coding sequence ATGGCAGGGTTCGACAAGCGCGTGTATTCCTATGAAGAAGCGATGGCCGGTCTGGAAGACGGCATGACCGTGATCTCCGGCGGCTTCGGCCTGTGCGGGATTCCGGAAAACCTCATTGCCGAGATCCAGCACCGGGGCACGCGTGACCTCACCGTGGTCTCCAACAACTGCGGCGTCGATGGTTTCGGTCTCGGCGTGCTGCTGGTAGACCGGCAGATCCGTAAAGTGGTGGCCTCCTACGTCGGCGAAAACGCCCTGTTCGAGAAGCAACTGCTGAGCGGCGAAATCGAAGTCGTCCTGACCCCTCAAGGCACCCTCGCCGAGAAAATGCGCGCAGGCGGCGCCGGCATCCCGGCGTTCTTTACCGCCACCGGCGTCGGCACTCCAGTCGCCGAAGGCAAGGAAGTGCGCGAATTCAAGGGCCGCCAGTACCTGATGGAAGAATCCATCACCGGTGACTTCGCCATCGTCAAAGGCTGGAAAGCCGACCACTTCGGTAACGTGGTCTATCGCCACACCGCCCAGAACTTCAACCCGCTGGCCGCCACTGCCGGCAAGATCACCGTGGTCGAAGTCGAAGAAATCGTCGAACCCGGCGAACTGGACCCGTCGCAGATCCACACCCCTGGCATCTACGTCGACCGGGTCATTTGCGGCACGTTCGAAAAGCGCATCGAACAGCGCACCGTGCGTAAGTGA